The following proteins are encoded in a genomic region of Catellatospora sp. TT07R-123:
- a CDS encoding cysteine desulfurase-like protein: MGFDIERVRAGYPALGEGFRHFDAAAGSLVAEPVARAAYGVYTSAVANRSDAFEPGRRAIGIVDAARVAVADLLGADPSGVVFGNSATSLTYLMARTLAATWRPGDEVVVSRLDHDSNVRPWVQVAAAAGVTVRWADFDPATGELPAAQYADLVNDRTRVVAVTAASNAIGTRPDVPAIAALAHAAGALVYVDGVHATPHQPTDVAALGADFYVTSAYKWSGPHVAACAADPSLLSGLHPAKLLPSSDAVPERFEFGTPSFASLAGVTAAVDHVAGLDSAATGTRRERLVASLSAVRDYEAGLFAKLVDGLAGIDGVRLCPAPDDRCPTVSFRLRDQHPSATSALLGEAGICAFAGDYYAWEYFTTMGLRDSGGAVRAGIYHYTTAEDVDVLLDALRAA, from the coding sequence ATGGGGTTCGACATCGAGAGGGTCCGCGCGGGGTATCCGGCGCTGGGCGAGGGGTTCCGGCATTTCGACGCGGCGGCGGGGTCGCTGGTCGCCGAACCGGTGGCCCGTGCCGCGTACGGGGTGTACACCAGCGCCGTCGCCAACCGCAGTGACGCGTTCGAGCCCGGCCGCCGGGCGATCGGCATCGTCGACGCGGCCCGCGTCGCCGTGGCCGACCTGCTCGGCGCCGACCCCTCCGGGGTGGTGTTCGGCAACAGCGCGACCTCGCTGACCTACCTGATGGCCCGTACGCTCGCCGCGACCTGGCGACCCGGCGACGAGGTCGTCGTGTCCCGGCTGGACCACGACTCGAACGTGCGGCCGTGGGTGCAGGTCGCGGCCGCGGCGGGCGTGACGGTCCGCTGGGCGGACTTCGACCCGGCCACCGGCGAGCTGCCCGCGGCCCAGTACGCCGACCTGGTCAACGACCGCACCCGGGTGGTCGCCGTGACCGCCGCCAGCAACGCCATCGGCACCCGCCCCGACGTGCCCGCGATCGCGGCGCTGGCCCACGCCGCCGGTGCCCTGGTGTACGTCGACGGCGTGCACGCCACCCCGCACCAGCCCACCGACGTGGCGGCGCTCGGCGCCGACTTCTACGTGACCAGCGCGTACAAGTGGTCGGGGCCGCACGTGGCCGCGTGCGCGGCCGACCCGTCGCTGCTGTCGGGCCTGCACCCGGCCAAGCTGCTGCCCTCCAGCGACGCGGTGCCGGAGCGGTTCGAGTTCGGCACGCCGAGCTTCGCCTCCCTAGCCGGAGTGACCGCGGCGGTGGACCACGTGGCCGGGCTCGACTCCGCCGCGACCGGCACCCGCCGCGAGCGCCTGGTCGCCTCGCTGTCGGCGGTGCGCGACTACGAGGCGGGCCTGTTCGCCAAGCTCGTCGACGGGCTCGCCGGGATCGACGGGGTGCGGTTGTGCCCGGCGCCCGACGACCGGTGCCCGACGGTGTCGTTCCGGCTGCGCGACCAGCACCCGTCGGCGACCTCCGCGCTGCTCGGCGAGGCCGGGATCTGCGCGTTCGCGGGCGACTACTACGCCTGGGAGTACTTCACGACGATGGGGCTGCGCGACTCCGGCGGCGCGGTGCGCGCCGGGATCTA
- a CDS encoding DUF2252 family protein yields MRPLASCVAVVLAATLLTVPASPAAAALTRDPVAVVYARDHALHLLNGGATDDELTARTVKLASSAWAFFRGTSPLYYRDLGELAQSAYATGGSDVWLTGDAHLENTGADRGADNTEQYQLTDTDDAWRGSWTWELRREAVSIVLAGRANGRSASSIHTDVDTLVAEYAQWIDKFHGTSDELDWRLTASNTSDLSGDLIAASAADKRKDLLDRWTALSGSSRVFKSDPELQTVSAATRTSLVNAVAAYRTTAADPLSSAEAVVKDVRRRLNAGTGSLGRWRWYVLIEGDSTATTDDRILELKQAVDPAPKQLAPNATTLTGGQRPALALRWLVNESDPLAGWASVGTVPVLVKEKSPFAEDLAIADLTGSATWDDTVRDIGRLLAAAHSRADQDLPGTGLTYSADDAIDDAITSVSGLQSETRAFADTYADQATLDWQAYAAAKSAGRPLY; encoded by the coding sequence ATGCGTCCCCTCGCCTCCTGTGTCGCCGTCGTGCTGGCCGCGACGCTGCTCACCGTTCCCGCGAGCCCGGCGGCGGCCGCGCTCACCCGCGATCCCGTCGCCGTCGTCTACGCCCGCGACCACGCGCTGCACCTGCTCAACGGTGGGGCCACCGACGACGAGCTGACCGCCCGTACCGTCAAACTCGCCTCCAGCGCCTGGGCCTTCTTTCGCGGCACCTCCCCGCTCTACTACCGTGACCTGGGCGAACTCGCCCAGTCCGCCTACGCGACCGGCGGCTCCGACGTGTGGCTCACCGGCGACGCGCACCTGGAGAACACCGGCGCCGACCGGGGCGCCGACAACACCGAGCAGTACCAGCTCACCGACACCGACGACGCCTGGCGCGGCTCATGGACCTGGGAACTGCGCCGCGAAGCCGTCTCGATCGTGCTCGCCGGGCGGGCGAACGGCCGCAGCGCGAGCAGCATCCACACCGACGTCGACACCCTCGTCGCCGAGTACGCCCAGTGGATCGACAAGTTCCACGGCACCTCCGACGAGCTGGACTGGCGGCTGACCGCGTCGAACACCTCCGACCTCAGCGGGGACCTGATCGCCGCCTCCGCCGCCGACAAGCGCAAGGACCTGCTCGACCGGTGGACCGCGCTGAGCGGGTCCAGCCGCGTCTTCAAGTCCGATCCGGAGCTGCAGACCGTCTCCGCGGCGACCCGGACCAGCCTGGTCAACGCGGTCGCGGCGTACCGCACCACCGCCGCCGACCCGCTGAGCAGCGCCGAAGCCGTGGTGAAGGACGTCCGGCGCCGCCTGAACGCGGGCACCGGCAGCCTGGGCCGCTGGCGCTGGTACGTCCTGATCGAGGGCGACAGCACCGCCACCACCGACGACCGCATCCTCGAACTCAAGCAGGCCGTCGACCCGGCACCCAAGCAGCTCGCACCCAACGCCACCACGCTGACCGGCGGGCAGCGGCCCGCGCTCGCGCTGCGCTGGCTGGTCAACGAATCCGACCCGCTGGCCGGGTGGGCGAGCGTCGGGACCGTCCCGGTGCTGGTTAAGGAGAAGTCGCCGTTCGCCGAGGATCTGGCGATAGCCGACCTGACCGGCTCGGCGACCTGGGACGACACGGTACGCGACATCGGCCGGCTGCTGGCCGCCGCGCATTCCCGGGCCGACCAGGACCTGCCCGGCACCGGCCTGACCTACTCCGCCGACGACGCGATCGACGACGCGATCACCTCCGTCTCCGGCCTCCAGTCCGAGACCAGGGCGTTCGCCGACACCTACGCCGACCAGGCCACCCTCGACTGGCAGGCCTACGCCGCCGCCAAGTCCGCGGGCCGCCCCCTCTACTGA
- a CDS encoding dienelactone hydrolase family protein codes for MCLDGDAPASAGADPMLELVSADGSRFSAYLAPAEEPTGARLVLLPDVGGLRSPFRDLARRFARTGADVLVIDYYGRTLGPAARGEEYDPKIRETFDRDLMLADLTAAIDHLRELGDGPVYAAGFCIGGANALYAGTADLGLAGVVGICPYVGEAGVSPELAEDFSAKIGVPVLGVFGGADTEVPAAVHESLSRHLAATGVPHDVVVYEGQPHGFIEWDHFGREGHAEAAADAWTRITAFLR; via the coding sequence ATGTGCCTCGACGGTGACGCCCCCGCCTCTGCCGGCGCCGACCCGATGCTGGAGCTGGTCTCCGCGGACGGCTCCCGCTTCAGCGCCTACCTGGCTCCGGCGGAGGAGCCGACCGGTGCCCGGCTGGTGCTGCTGCCCGACGTCGGCGGTCTGCGGTCGCCGTTTCGCGACCTGGCCCGGCGGTTCGCCCGCACCGGCGCCGACGTGCTGGTCATCGACTACTACGGCCGCACGCTCGGCCCCGCCGCCCGGGGCGAGGAGTACGACCCGAAGATCCGCGAGACCTTCGACCGGGACCTGATGCTCGCCGACCTGACCGCCGCGATCGACCACCTGCGCGAGCTCGGCGACGGACCCGTGTACGCGGCGGGCTTCTGCATCGGCGGCGCCAACGCCCTCTACGCGGGCACCGCCGACCTGGGCCTGGCCGGCGTCGTCGGCATCTGCCCGTACGTGGGCGAGGCCGGGGTGTCGCCGGAGCTGGCCGAGGACTTCAGCGCGAAGATCGGGGTGCCCGTGCTGGGGGTGTTCGGCGGCGCCGACACCGAGGTGCCCGCCGCCGTGCACGAGTCGCTGTCCCGGCACCTGGCGGCGACCGGCGTCCCGCACGACGTCGTCGTCTACGAGGGGCAGCCGCACGGCTTCATCGAGTGGGACCACTTCGGCCGGGAGGGCCACGCCGAGGCCGCCGCCGACGCCTGGACCCGCATCACCGCGTTCCTGCGCTGA
- a CDS encoding DUF2809 domain-containing protein produces the protein MLSNRVVRVLAVVSAAAFLAVALAIRALWDGPVEQFSGTALYASMVYAGVYLLWPRCRPWTAGAVAVAFCWAVEVSQLSGVPAYLSARSLLARLALGVQFDPVDLLWYPVGVLPLAALHWFLSTRRPAAPATADRPAAPAS, from the coding sequence ATGCTGTCGAACCGCGTCGTACGTGTGCTGGCCGTGGTGTCGGCGGCGGCGTTCCTGGCCGTGGCGCTGGCGATCCGGGCGCTGTGGGACGGGCCGGTGGAGCAGTTCTCGGGCACCGCCCTGTACGCGTCGATGGTCTACGCCGGGGTCTACCTGCTGTGGCCGCGCTGCCGCCCGTGGACCGCCGGGGCGGTCGCGGTCGCGTTCTGCTGGGCGGTCGAGGTCTCGCAGCTCAGCGGCGTTCCGGCGTACCTGTCGGCGCGCAGCCTGCTGGCCCGCCTGGCGCTCGGCGTCCAGTTCGACCCGGTGGACCTGCTCTGGTACCCCGTCGGCGTGCTCCCTCTGGCCGCACTCCACTGGTTCCTGTCCACCCGCCGCCCCGCCGCCCCGGCCACGGCCGATCGCCCGGCGGCGCCCGCCTCATGA
- a CDS encoding TerC/Alx family metal homeostasis membrane protein, translated as MPVETLAAATTTTIGTPWLWAVTVLVLLGLLALDFVITRRPHEVSMREAVGWTVFYLALPVAFGFFVWSRYGHTPAVEFFTGYVVEKSLSVDNLFVFMLLLTAFAVPAALAQRVLLYGIVGALVLRAMFIAAGAAVLKTGTWAFVLFGVVLLVTAAKVLRDAVRGGPHEIDIDRMRGVRLLRRFMPVTEQYHGSRLTVRHDGVRTLTPMALVVAAVFLTDIVFAVDSVPAVYGVTEDPYLVFATNAFALLGLRALYFVLHNALGKLRYLNHGLALILAFIGVKLVLHWAHGVWPALPEVPTLLSLAVIIAVLVIVTMVSLLANRRDARRDAAAAENAPAEHSLR; from the coding sequence ATGCCCGTGGAAACCCTCGCCGCCGCCACCACCACCACGATCGGCACGCCCTGGCTGTGGGCGGTCACCGTGCTCGTGCTGCTCGGCCTGCTCGCCCTCGACTTCGTGATCACGCGCAGACCCCACGAGGTCAGCATGCGCGAGGCCGTCGGCTGGACCGTGTTCTACCTGGCCCTGCCCGTCGCGTTCGGCTTCTTCGTGTGGTCGCGCTACGGCCATACGCCCGCCGTCGAGTTCTTCACCGGGTACGTCGTGGAGAAGTCGCTGTCGGTGGACAACCTGTTCGTCTTCATGCTGCTGCTGACCGCGTTCGCGGTGCCCGCCGCCCTGGCGCAGCGGGTGCTGCTCTACGGCATCGTCGGCGCGCTGGTGCTGCGCGCGATGTTCATCGCCGCCGGTGCCGCCGTGCTCAAGACCGGCACCTGGGCGTTCGTGCTGTTCGGCGTGGTGCTGCTGGTGACCGCCGCCAAGGTGCTGCGCGACGCCGTACGCGGCGGCCCGCACGAGATCGACATCGACCGGATGCGCGGCGTACGGCTGCTGCGCCGGTTCATGCCGGTGACCGAGCAGTACCACGGCTCGCGGCTGACCGTGCGCCACGACGGCGTACGCACGCTGACGCCGATGGCCCTGGTCGTCGCCGCGGTGTTCCTCACCGACATCGTCTTCGCCGTCGACTCCGTCCCCGCCGTGTACGGCGTGACCGAGGACCCCTACCTGGTGTTCGCCACCAACGCCTTCGCCCTGCTGGGCCTGCGCGCCCTGTACTTCGTCCTGCACAACGCCCTGGGCAAGCTCCGCTACCTCAACCACGGCCTGGCCCTGATCCTGGCGTTCATCGGCGTCAAGCTGGTCCTGCACTGGGCCCACGGCGTCTGGCCCGCCCTGCCCGAGGTGCCGACCCTGCTCTCGCTGGCCGTCATCATCGCGGTCCTGGTCATCGTCACCATGGTCAGCCTGCTGGCCAACCGGCGCGACGCCCGGCGCGACGCGGCGGCGGCGGAGAACGCCCCCGCCGAGCACTCCCTCCGCTGA
- a CDS encoding flavodoxin domain-containing protein, translated as MSVTGGVPVVAPTVVPTVPDQALDIRPLLLAEFEPVLEPLAAAGPGVRKVLVASASKYESTREIAQAIAADLTGRGLEVTESDVDEDSNLVMDAFDAFVLGSAVYAGQWLQPARWFVQRHEPVLAAKPVWLFSSGPLGPPATWEEPVDVAGIAEATKAREHRVFAGRLDPDRLTAADRAVAAALRAPEGDYRDWPAIRSWARHIADALTGEGPQTIVKTDIVPN; from the coding sequence GTGAGCGTGACCGGCGGCGTTCCGGTCGTGGCACCGACCGTGGTGCCGACGGTGCCCGACCAGGCGCTGGACATCCGCCCGCTGCTGCTCGCCGAGTTCGAGCCGGTGCTCGAACCGCTCGCGGCCGCAGGTCCCGGCGTACGCAAGGTGCTGGTGGCCTCAGCGTCGAAGTACGAGTCGACCCGGGAGATCGCCCAGGCGATCGCCGCCGACCTGACCGGGCGCGGGCTGGAGGTCACCGAGAGCGACGTGGACGAGGACAGCAACCTCGTCATGGACGCGTTCGACGCGTTCGTGCTGGGCAGCGCCGTCTATGCGGGCCAGTGGCTGCAACCGGCCCGCTGGTTCGTGCAGCGCCACGAGCCGGTGCTGGCCGCCAAGCCGGTGTGGCTGTTCTCCAGCGGCCCGCTGGGCCCGCCTGCGACCTGGGAGGAGCCGGTCGACGTCGCCGGGATCGCCGAGGCGACGAAGGCGCGCGAGCACCGGGTCTTCGCAGGCCGCCTCGACCCGGACCGGCTGACCGCCGCCGACCGGGCGGTCGCGGCGGCGCTGCGCGCCCCGGAGGGCGACTACCGCGACTGGCCCGCGATTCGCTCCTGGGCCCGGCACATCGCCGACGCCCTCACCGGCGAGGGCCCGCAGACGATCGTCAAGACCGACATCGTGCCGAACTGA
- a CDS encoding dsRBD fold-containing protein: protein MTHWSVDVTIDEPDDQGHTRAAARLVSGAGAPRLDAAGEALRTRFDEDVPEIGAELAAGRALIALGQRLLAQADADLERSPA, encoded by the coding sequence ATGACGCACTGGAGTGTCGACGTGACCATCGACGAGCCGGACGATCAGGGGCACACCCGTGCGGCCGCGCGGCTGGTCTCCGGGGCGGGTGCACCCCGGCTGGACGCCGCGGGGGAGGCCCTGCGGACGCGGTTCGACGAGGACGTGCCGGAGATCGGGGCGGAGCTGGCCGCGGGACGGGCCCTCATCGCGCTCGGGCAGCGCCTGCTGGCCCAGGCGGACGCCGACCTGGAACGGTCCCCGGCGTGA
- a CDS encoding thymidylate kinase produces MPRPVLLAVVGIDGAGKTTLARQLARDLTEAGVPATYYENAGGRPVITAIARRFGRADGPALLGRAGNLAVEATIRWLAIGRSVLGARLTGRVAVMDRYAYCQYAAIRTRRQRGERLARAAYGLFPRPDVVCYLAVGPAEAQRRVELRGIDREELAYLAAADAAYRGLPEFTGFTVVDAHGTPDEVRAAVHDAVRPTLRANRTVAAPRRG; encoded by the coding sequence GTGCCCCGACCCGTGCTGCTCGCCGTCGTCGGCATCGACGGCGCGGGCAAGACCACCCTGGCCAGGCAGCTGGCCCGCGACCTGACCGAGGCGGGCGTGCCCGCCACGTACTACGAGAACGCGGGCGGGCGCCCGGTCATCACCGCGATCGCGCGGCGGTTCGGCCGCGCCGACGGCCCCGCCCTGCTCGGCCGCGCGGGCAACCTCGCGGTCGAGGCGACGATCCGCTGGCTGGCCATCGGGCGGTCCGTGCTCGGCGCCCGGCTGACCGGCCGCGTCGCCGTGATGGACCGCTACGCCTACTGCCAGTACGCCGCCATCCGCACCCGCCGCCAGCGCGGCGAACGGCTCGCCCGCGCCGCGTACGGCCTGTTCCCGAGGCCGGACGTGGTCTGCTATCTGGCCGTCGGCCCGGCCGAGGCGCAGCGCCGGGTGGAGCTGCGCGGCATCGACCGCGAGGAGCTGGCCTACCTGGCGGCCGCCGACGCCGCATACCGGGGCCTGCCGGAGTTCACCGGGTTCACGGTCGTGGACGCGCACGGAACACCCGACGAGGTACGCGCCGCCGTACACGACGCCGTCCGGCCGACGCTCAGAGCGAACAGGACGGTCGCGGCACCGCGGCGCGGTTAG
- a CDS encoding class I SAM-dependent methyltransferase: MGAGTTAAYDAHADWYNDFMSPAAGEYLRRVHATLADLLGPGTGVCLDVCCGTGAHAPAVAGLGWTPVGVDLSREQLRHGARHLPVAVADATALPVADGCLPAAVCVLASTDVPDYAKVVAEIARVLRPGGRFVHLGVHPCFVGAFADWGDAPRIVVDERYAERGHTFETWNPNGVRARVGGWQLPLADLLNAVTDAGLALVRTAEAGPGGIPDLFGFVAAKPAR; the protein is encoded by the coding sequence ATGGGAGCAGGGACGACAGCGGCGTACGACGCCCACGCGGACTGGTACAACGACTTCATGTCACCGGCGGCCGGTGAATACCTGCGGCGGGTGCACGCCACGCTCGCCGACCTGCTCGGCCCCGGGACCGGGGTCTGCCTGGACGTGTGCTGCGGCACCGGCGCGCACGCCCCTGCCGTGGCCGGGCTCGGCTGGACGCCGGTCGGGGTGGACCTGTCCCGTGAGCAGCTGCGCCACGGGGCCCGGCACCTGCCGGTGGCGGTCGCCGACGCGACCGCGCTGCCCGTCGCCGACGGCTGCCTGCCCGCCGCGGTCTGCGTGCTGGCCAGCACCGACGTGCCCGACTACGCGAAGGTCGTGGCCGAGATCGCACGGGTGCTGCGGCCCGGCGGCCGGTTCGTGCACCTGGGCGTGCACCCCTGCTTCGTCGGCGCGTTCGCCGACTGGGGCGACGCGCCGCGCATCGTGGTCGACGAGCGGTACGCCGAGCGCGGCCACACCTTCGAGACCTGGAACCCGAACGGGGTGCGCGCCCGCGTCGGCGGATGGCAGCTCCCGCTCGCCGACCTGCTCAACGCCGTCACCGACGCGGGCCTGGCGCTGGTCCGCACCGCCGAGGCGGGCCCCGGCGGCATCCCCGACCTCTTCGGCTTCGTCGCCGCCAAACCCGCCCGCTGA
- a CDS encoding LLM class flavin-dependent oxidoreductase → MSAPLEFALDTFGDVTVDADGATVAYPQVIRNVVEQAVLADRLGVDAFAVGEHHRADFAVTAPEIVLAAIAARTERIRLGTAVTVLSSDDPVRVYERFATLDAVSNGRAEIIVGRGSFTESFPLFGYDLSLYQELFEEKLDLLDQLLGEGPVTWQGELRAGLTDQHVYPKTGGRIRTWIGVGGSPESVVRAARYEMPLMLAIIGGQPERFAPYVDLYHRALEQLGVARLPIGVHSPGHVADTDEQAREQLWPHYRVLHDRIGRERGWGPTSRARFEAEADAGSLYVGSPTTVAAKIAKTVRALGLSRFELKYSSGTLPHEAMMTSVGLYAEQVIPQVRHLLAA, encoded by the coding sequence ATGTCCGCACCGCTGGAGTTCGCACTCGACACGTTCGGTGACGTCACCGTGGACGCCGATGGCGCCACGGTGGCGTACCCGCAGGTCATCCGCAATGTGGTCGAGCAGGCGGTGCTCGCCGACCGCCTGGGCGTGGACGCGTTCGCCGTCGGCGAGCACCACCGGGCCGACTTCGCGGTCACCGCGCCCGAGATCGTGCTGGCGGCGATCGCGGCCCGCACCGAGCGGATCCGGCTGGGCACCGCGGTCACCGTGCTCAGCTCCGACGATCCGGTCCGGGTGTACGAGCGCTTCGCCACCCTCGACGCCGTCTCCAACGGCCGCGCCGAGATCATCGTGGGGCGCGGCTCGTTCACCGAGTCGTTCCCGCTGTTCGGCTACGACCTGAGCCTGTACCAGGAGCTGTTCGAGGAGAAGCTCGACCTGCTGGACCAGCTCCTCGGCGAGGGCCCGGTCACCTGGCAGGGCGAGCTGCGCGCGGGCCTGACCGACCAGCACGTCTACCCGAAGACCGGGGGCCGCATCCGAACCTGGATCGGCGTCGGCGGCAGCCCGGAGTCGGTGGTGCGCGCCGCCCGGTACGAGATGCCGCTGATGCTGGCCATCATCGGCGGCCAGCCGGAGCGCTTCGCGCCGTACGTGGACCTCTACCACCGGGCGCTGGAGCAGCTCGGCGTGGCCCGGCTGCCGATCGGCGTGCACTCGCCCGGCCACGTGGCCGACACCGACGAGCAGGCCCGTGAGCAGCTGTGGCCGCACTACCGGGTGCTGCACGACCGGATCGGCCGCGAACGCGGCTGGGGCCCGACGAGCCGGGCCCGGTTCGAGGCCGAGGCGGACGCGGGGTCGCTCTACGTCGGCTCGCCCACCACCGTCGCCGCGAAGATCGCCAAGACGGTGCGGGCGCTGGGCCTGTCCCGGTTCGAGTTGAAGTACAGCTCGGGCACGCTGCCGCACGAGGCGATGATGACCTCCGTCGGCCTGTACGCCGAGCAGGTCATCCCGCAGGTCCGCCACCTCCTCGCCGCCTGA
- a CDS encoding WD40 repeat domain-containing protein, protein MTVTAHGQYPSAADTPGRAGGRSRLLAAIGGAVVLAALVAGCGSGKDAPQTAAPAPSSTLSAVPHEIGRIEADSQYFGYDPKTGYLAVCDQPTLKILDISQLDQPREIAGFGNGCLGRITWFSSAKRLISVDGVVVVVDVADPRQPRQLDQVSGWLMPVDGAMALTRDAVFNPSGSVLAVAESGGVMLHPGGLDGTPKTLFKGRDALALAFHPAGRTLAAGIKGGDVVLWDVRSAGSARKTATLHGHRGLVQTITFSPDGSLMATGGADQTVIVWNTADLAKPVKLATLDMHEGTVLSLAFDSSGKTLAAGTAFGTATLWNLTDPAAPAKGAVLKSGYTQEAYAVLFRADGTLIVGGNGGSRDYLVFWEIPGLA, encoded by the coding sequence GTGACGGTCACAGCACACGGGCAGTACCCTTCGGCGGCCGACACGCCCGGTCGGGCCGGGGGCCGGTCCAGGCTCCTCGCCGCGATCGGCGGTGCCGTCGTCCTCGCCGCGCTGGTGGCGGGGTGCGGGTCGGGAAAGGACGCGCCGCAGACCGCCGCGCCCGCTCCGAGCAGCACGCTCAGCGCGGTCCCGCACGAGATCGGCCGCATCGAGGCCGACTCGCAGTATTTCGGGTACGACCCGAAGACCGGTTACCTGGCCGTCTGCGACCAACCGACACTCAAGATCCTTGACATCTCCCAGCTCGACCAGCCCCGAGAGATCGCGGGCTTCGGCAACGGCTGCCTGGGCCGGATCACGTGGTTCTCCTCGGCCAAGCGGCTCATCTCCGTGGACGGCGTCGTGGTGGTCGTGGACGTCGCCGACCCCCGCCAGCCGAGGCAGCTCGACCAGGTGAGCGGATGGCTGATGCCGGTCGACGGCGCTATGGCGCTTACCCGCGACGCCGTGTTCAACCCGAGCGGATCCGTGCTCGCGGTCGCCGAGTCCGGCGGGGTCATGCTGCACCCGGGCGGTCTCGACGGCACCCCCAAGACCCTGTTCAAGGGGCGTGACGCGCTCGCGCTGGCGTTCCACCCGGCCGGCCGGACGCTGGCGGCCGGGATCAAGGGCGGCGACGTGGTGCTCTGGGACGTGCGCAGCGCGGGTAGCGCCAGGAAGACCGCCACGCTGCACGGCCACCGGGGTCTGGTCCAGACGATCACGTTCAGCCCCGATGGGAGCCTGATGGCGACCGGCGGTGCCGACCAGACCGTCATCGTGTGGAACACCGCCGACCTCGCCAAGCCGGTGAAGCTCGCGACGCTGGACATGCACGAGGGCACCGTGCTGTCGCTGGCGTTCGACAGCAGCGGCAAGACCCTCGCCGCAGGCACCGCGTTCGGCACGGCCACGCTCTGGAACCTGACCGATCCGGCGGCGCCGGCCAAGGGGGCGGTGCTCAAGAGCGGTTACACCCAGGAGGCGTACGCGGTGCTGTTCCGCGCCGACGGGACCCTGATCGTCGGCGGCAACGGCGGCAGCCGGGACTACCTGGTGTTCTGGGAGATCCCCGGCCTCGCCTGA
- a CDS encoding DUF4265 domain-containing protein, which produces MFDLDADPGQIALAFREADGQMFREVVAARRLPGGLIELLASPGLVMGCAEGDVLVLEGSGFHVVRRGPNLCVQAYADPQFTDEVIARFAAAFDGIGGRVDAPEHRQFLVVTVAADAGEEAVEALMEELAAGVPGLEWQFGNGSR; this is translated from the coding sequence ATGTTCGACCTTGACGCAGACCCCGGCCAGATCGCGCTCGCCTTCCGGGAGGCCGACGGGCAGATGTTCCGCGAGGTGGTGGCCGCCCGACGGCTGCCCGGCGGGCTGATCGAGCTGCTGGCCAGCCCCGGGCTGGTGATGGGCTGCGCCGAGGGCGACGTGCTGGTGCTGGAGGGCAGCGGCTTCCACGTGGTGCGCCGCGGCCCGAACCTGTGCGTGCAGGCGTACGCCGACCCGCAGTTCACCGACGAGGTGATCGCCCGGTTCGCGGCGGCGTTCGACGGGATCGGCGGCCGGGTGGACGCGCCCGAGCACCGGCAGTTCCTCGTGGTCACCGTCGCCGCCGACGCGGGCGAGGAAGCGGTCGAGGCGCTGATGGAGGAGCTGGCCGCGGGCGTACCCGGACTGGAATGGCAGTTCGGCAACGGCTCGCGCTGA
- a CDS encoding protein phosphatase, whose protein sequence is MDGGWDAGAPGVLRLPSGRLVRGRALRRPLPVGPVPELGLYLLGHEPPAVAWESRWLRWPDFRLPADRAATAAALHEAWARAGAERVEIACGGGRGRTGTALACLAVLDGVPAGEAVAYVRAHYARSAVETPWQRRFVAAFRAPG, encoded by the coding sequence GTGGATGGTGGCTGGGATGCGGGGGCGCCGGGGGTGTTGCGGCTGCCGTCCGGGCGGCTGGTGCGCGGGCGGGCGCTGCGCCGCCCGCTGCCGGTCGGCCCGGTGCCGGAGCTCGGGCTGTACCTGCTGGGACACGAGCCGCCCGCGGTCGCCTGGGAGTCGCGCTGGCTGCGCTGGCCCGATTTCCGCCTGCCCGCCGACCGCGCCGCCACCGCCGCCGCGCTGCACGAGGCGTGGGCGCGCGCCGGGGCCGAGCGCGTCGAGATCGCCTGCGGCGGCGGCCGGGGCCGCACCGGCACCGCGCTGGCCTGCCTGGCGGTGCTCGACGGCGTCCCCGCCGGGGAGGCTGTCGCCTACGTACGCGCCCACTACGCCCGCTCCGCCGTGGAGACCCCCTGGCAGCGCCGTTTCGTGGCGGCGTTCCGCGCCCCGGGCTGA